One genomic window of Boudabousia tangfeifanii includes the following:
- a CDS encoding DEAD/DEAH box helicase, translated as MARRRRRKSQQKENPDLLTDTSVAGDYARWRQAQQIAQTYRGKFAQTKSFDFDDFQWKACEHVEAGTSVLVAAPTGAGKTIVGEFAVYLALHTDRRAFYTTPIKALSNQKYLDFCADYGVENVGLVTGDTVTNPGAPIVVMTTEVLRNRLYNGDEPEDLGYVIMDEVHYLADRFRGPVWEEVILQLGESVCLVSLSATVSNAESFGQWLASVRGGCEVVVSEKRPVPLWQHMMVGTRLFDLYPSHLHPSEITSQTAVNPELEAYVAAVESGQMGRSRRSRGAGGFYRGRPRVVLAPRPKIVMSLAQAKLLPAIYFIFSRAACDDAVYSLWAANTSLTTPEERDLIARKVDLVLAQVPASDYSVLGLDRFRSCVLNGYAAHHAGMLPMMKELIEDLFKSSLLKVVFATETLALGINMPARTVVIESLKKWDGQEHVMLSAGQYTQLTGRAGRRGIDHQGHAVVLARQEATPQQVASLASKRTYPLYSAFKPTYNMVANLLGRHSVPGARAVLEQSFAQFQTDASVVDLSRKITRLRKEAKRGQAAIECDYGDVMQLAAWRSELRELEEKAKRNRQVSKRDAARALFKQLKRGDIVIYQLNSKQHCAIVTAESDVRQAEPEVEVVTLGARRRKLSAFNVPEGIIKVARHRLGPSFDAESATDRKKIQGTLKSASRNNQALSPAHPNAQVLAEIASLQAKINNHPAWACPQLQKHLNKIAKTRKRTAQIQSLEAQMAGAEGSLGRQFDAVRSVLRDLGYLDSDYRVNDWGHMLSKIYSEKDLIVAQMVRHRLFSDLDPAALAALVSSCVYEPRSDISPTTYFEAGSMDQLRLAWHRAQELTREIHQVELKYRRETSAELEPGIMGATFAWCQGASLETVLDLAQLPSGDFVRVIKQIIDLLGHLTLAGTAELAMNAADAVKLLNRGVVAWSAL; from the coding sequence GTGGCGAGACGACGTAGACGCAAAAGTCAGCAAAAGGAAAATCCAGATCTCCTGACTGATACTTCCGTGGCAGGAGATTATGCCCGCTGGCGGCAGGCCCAACAAATCGCTCAGACTTATCGTGGTAAGTTCGCTCAGACTAAAAGTTTCGACTTCGATGATTTTCAGTGGAAAGCCTGTGAACATGTCGAAGCTGGTACCTCAGTTTTGGTTGCTGCTCCTACTGGGGCTGGCAAGACTATTGTGGGGGAGTTCGCAGTTTACTTAGCCCTCCATACTGACCGGCGGGCCTTTTACACCACTCCGATTAAAGCTCTTTCTAATCAGAAATACTTAGATTTTTGTGCAGATTATGGGGTGGAAAATGTTGGCCTAGTAACGGGGGATACGGTTACTAATCCAGGTGCTCCCATTGTAGTTATGACTACCGAAGTGCTTCGAAATCGCCTCTATAATGGGGATGAACCCGAAGACTTAGGCTACGTAATTATGGACGAAGTTCATTACCTAGCCGATCGGTTCCGTGGTCCAGTTTGGGAGGAAGTAATCCTACAGCTGGGAGAATCTGTGTGTTTGGTTTCGCTGTCCGCCACAGTTTCGAATGCCGAGTCATTTGGCCAATGGTTAGCCTCTGTTCGTGGTGGCTGTGAAGTGGTTGTTTCTGAGAAACGGCCCGTGCCACTTTGGCAACATATGATGGTAGGGACAAGATTATTTGACCTCTACCCCTCACATTTACATCCTAGTGAAATCACCTCACAAACCGCGGTTAATCCTGAACTAGAGGCTTATGTTGCCGCAGTTGAATCAGGCCAAATGGGTAGATCGCGCCGATCTCGTGGGGCAGGTGGTTTTTATCGAGGGCGACCTCGGGTAGTTTTGGCACCTCGTCCAAAAATCGTAATGTCATTGGCCCAAGCAAAACTGTTACCGGCTATCTATTTTATTTTTTCGCGAGCTGCTTGTGATGATGCGGTCTATAGTCTATGGGCCGCTAATACCTCGTTAACCACCCCAGAGGAACGAGATCTAATCGCTCGTAAAGTCGACTTGGTACTTGCGCAGGTGCCAGCGAGTGACTATTCCGTTTTGGGACTAGATCGCTTTCGCAGCTGTGTATTAAATGGCTATGCGGCTCATCATGCCGGCATGCTCCCGATGATGAAGGAACTGATTGAAGATCTTTTTAAGTCTTCGCTTTTGAAAGTAGTTTTTGCTACCGAAACCTTGGCTTTAGGGATTAATATGCCCGCTAGGACGGTAGTGATTGAGAGCTTGAAGAAGTGGGATGGGCAAGAACATGTCATGCTTTCGGCAGGACAATACACGCAGCTGACCGGACGAGCTGGTCGAAGAGGAATCGATCATCAGGGTCACGCAGTGGTTCTAGCTAGACAAGAAGCTACTCCACAACAAGTGGCATCGTTAGCTTCCAAGCGTACCTATCCGCTCTACTCGGCATTTAAACCCACCTACAATATGGTGGCTAACTTGCTAGGTAGACATTCCGTTCCCGGTGCTCGAGCAGTGCTAGAGCAATCATTCGCCCAGTTCCAGACTGATGCTTCCGTGGTGGATCTTTCTCGAAAAATCACCCGCTTACGCAAAGAAGCAAAGCGAGGGCAAGCAGCGATTGAATGTGATTACGGTGATGTTATGCAGCTAGCTGCTTGGCGCAGTGAACTACGCGAGCTAGAAGAAAAAGCAAAACGTAACCGCCAGGTTTCTAAACGTGACGCAGCTAGAGCTTTATTTAAACAGCTCAAGCGTGGTGACATTGTTATCTACCAATTAAATTCGAAACAACATTGTGCGATTGTCACTGCCGAATCGGATGTTAGGCAAGCGGAGCCTGAAGTGGAGGTAGTGACCTTAGGAGCTCGTCGTCGAAAGCTTTCCGCCTTCAATGTTCCCGAGGGGATTATCAAAGTCGCTCGCCACCGGTTAGGTCCCTCCTTTGACGCTGAATCCGCCACAGATCGTAAAAAGATTCAAGGTACTTTGAAATCAGCTTCTCGTAATAACCAAGCACTGTCACCGGCGCATCCCAATGCACAAGTGTTGGCTGAGATTGCCAGCCTTCAGGCAAAGATTAACAACCATCCAGCTTGGGCCTGCCCACAGTTACAAAAGCATTTGAACAAGATAGCTAAGACTAGAAAACGTACGGCGCAGATACAAAGCCTTGAGGCTCAAATGGCCGGGGCAGAAGGTTCCTTAGGTCGACAGTTTGATGCTGTGAGATCAGTACTTCGCGACCTCGGTTATCTTGACTCCGATTATCGGGTTAATGATTGGGGACATATGCTCTCCAAAATCTATTCTGAAAAAGATTTGATTGTCGCCCAAATGGTGCGTCATCGTCTCTTTTCTGACCTAGATCCGGCGGCTTTAGCAGCCTTAGTTTCATCATGTGTTTATGAGCCACGCTCTGACATTTCGCCAACCACCTATTTCGAGGCAGGTAGTATGGATCAGCTTCGACTTGCTTGGCATCGAGCCCAAGAACTCACTCGTGAGATCCATCAGGTCGAACTAAAATATCGCCGCGAAACAAGTGCCGAACTAGAACCTGGAATCATGGGAGCTACTTTTGCTTGGTGCCAGGGAGCGTCTTTGGAAACTGTTTTGGACCTAGCGCAGCTCCCTTCCGGTGATTTTGTCCGCGTGATTAAGCAGATTATTGATCTCTTGGGACATTTAACTTTAGCTGGAACTGCAGAGTTAGCTATGAATGCTGCAGATGCGGTAAAACTCCTGAATCGGGGAGTGGTAGCTTGGTCGGCACTATAA
- a CDS encoding apolipoprotein N-acyltransferase, with amino-acid sequence MVGTINIQTNKSTDEVPKRLHKSRAVWASLFQLLLAFCLGYLQAWSFMPRVPWFVFAFTFIAQLLLFLKSRNYFWAAVNGGVFGAVLGYRLFWWLELSVSSIGPVIGISLLWAIWYALLAFSLVFWSQTKLAWLAKVLLVSATLVCFEWIRSTLPFSGLPWGNFAQGMVGSRFAYYLPYVDTLGLLFVATLFISGLILASAGKYRPIIFAIIFALVGTSYLATFRLPVLPPSVTKVGTLRVGVVQGGSNQLGVKIWQHPNLVGKLQLETINQAVRAGNSAELFLLGESTFENDPNQDQKLAQEIAHTWTRARVPIALGFNQVHSDNSRHNVAVLLTGTNWQTAKRAITTELPLVANKSMLAKISKLWTHASPTIENQHIYAKQVPVPWGEYIPITLPGLPGNEDLFSPVIPGTKAPNLVGKTSSGRSFNLGTAICFEIAFNWVVDQGVKNGGEAIYVPTNNISFAPSEQSWQQLQLLRVASLRSGRDGAQASLDGVSGIVDARGQVLAESKIGQQTILISDITLRQGQTWAIRWGWILPYLALGIVLAGLLLFSKTYKRENSN; translated from the coding sequence TTGGTCGGCACTATAAATATTCAGACCAACAAGTCTACGGATGAAGTTCCTAAAAGACTGCATAAATCCAGAGCTGTTTGGGCTAGTTTATTTCAATTACTGTTAGCTTTTTGCTTAGGTTATTTGCAAGCCTGGTCATTTATGCCGAGGGTTCCTTGGTTTGTTTTTGCTTTTACCTTTATCGCCCAGTTGCTGCTATTCCTGAAATCTAGAAACTATTTTTGGGCCGCGGTAAATGGAGGGGTTTTTGGTGCGGTCCTTGGGTATCGTCTTTTTTGGTGGTTAGAACTTTCAGTTTCAAGCATCGGGCCTGTTATTGGAATTTCCTTACTTTGGGCGATATGGTATGCCCTGTTAGCGTTTTCGCTTGTCTTTTGGAGTCAAACAAAGCTTGCTTGGCTGGCAAAAGTATTATTAGTCTCGGCCACCTTGGTTTGCTTCGAATGGATTCGTAGCACTCTTCCTTTTTCTGGTTTACCTTGGGGAAATTTTGCGCAAGGAATGGTGGGCAGCCGCTTTGCCTATTATCTGCCTTACGTTGATACTCTGGGGTTGCTTTTCGTTGCTACTTTATTCATTTCAGGATTGATTTTAGCGTCGGCAGGAAAATATAGACCGATCATATTTGCTATCATCTTTGCCCTGGTTGGTACTTCCTATTTAGCTACTTTTCGGTTGCCTGTGCTACCTCCAAGTGTTACTAAGGTGGGGACACTTCGAGTAGGCGTGGTGCAAGGCGGAAGTAACCAGTTAGGAGTGAAGATTTGGCAGCACCCAAATCTCGTCGGAAAACTACAACTTGAGACCATTAACCAAGCCGTTCGTGCGGGAAACAGCGCTGAACTATTTTTACTCGGCGAGAGTACTTTTGAAAATGACCCAAATCAAGATCAAAAACTGGCTCAAGAGATTGCCCACACGTGGACGCGTGCCCGCGTCCCAATCGCCCTCGGATTTAATCAAGTACACTCAGATAATTCACGCCATAACGTCGCGGTATTACTAACTGGAACAAATTGGCAGACGGCCAAGCGGGCAATTACTACCGAATTACCGCTGGTAGCCAACAAGTCAATGCTGGCTAAGATAAGCAAGCTATGGACACATGCTAGTCCAACCATAGAAAACCAGCATATCTATGCAAAACAAGTTCCAGTTCCGTGGGGTGAATACATTCCAATCACCTTGCCTGGTTTGCCGGGGAATGAAGATCTATTTAGTCCGGTAATTCCAGGAACTAAAGCGCCAAATTTGGTCGGGAAAACCAGCAGTGGTAGGAGTTTTAATCTCGGCACCGCCATTTGTTTTGAGATTGCATTTAATTGGGTAGTGGACCAAGGGGTAAAAAATGGGGGAGAGGCGATCTATGTGCCGACCAACAATATTTCTTTTGCGCCTTCAGAGCAGTCATGGCAACAACTACAACTGTTGAGAGTCGCTAGTCTACGTAGCGGACGAGATGGTGCTCAAGCCTCTCTAGACGGGGTTTCGGGCATAGTAGACGCCCGGGGTCAAGTGCTAGCTGAATCAAAAATTGGACAGCAAACAATCCTTATTTCTGACATAACGTTACGTCAAGGGCAGACTTGGGCAATTAGATGGGGGTGGATTCTCCCATATCTAGCTTTGGGGATCGTTTTAGCGGGTCTATTGTTATTTTCCAAAACTTATAAACGGGAAAACAGCAATTAA
- a CDS encoding RNA polymerase-binding protein RbpA, with the protein MADRVLRGMSIGANSLESEKGVVFVDRVEVRYECICGNTFTVPLSTEAEPPATWECNQCSEHAILSGEAEQESAAPAKVARTHWDMLCERRTEEELEILLEQQLKLLRSGKLRADTRYRQSA; encoded by the coding sequence ATGGCAGATAGAGTTTTGCGCGGCATGTCGATTGGCGCAAACAGTCTTGAATCAGAAAAAGGCGTGGTCTTTGTAGACCGCGTTGAAGTTCGATACGAATGCATCTGTGGCAACACCTTCACGGTGCCTTTGTCCACTGAAGCTGAACCACCCGCAACATGGGAATGCAACCAGTGCTCAGAGCACGCAATTCTTTCCGGCGAAGCCGAACAAGAATCTGCTGCTCCAGCAAAGGTAGCTCGTACCCACTGGGATATGCTTTGTGAGCGTCGTACTGAAGAAGAGCTTGAGATCTTACTCGAACAGCAACTCAAGCTGCTTCGCTCTGGCAAGTTGCGGGCTGACACTCGCTATCGCCAAAGCGCATAA
- a CDS encoding solute carrier family 23 protein, with the protein MKRTSVHPVDQVPPAGQLAILSIQHVLAFYAGAVIVPLVISQALNLDAQTTIHLINADLFTCGIATIIQSVGFWKVGVRLPLIQGVTFTAVSPIIAIGLANGGGNAGLPQIYGSIIVAGLFTLLAAPYFAKLIRFFPPVVTGTVLTIMGVTLISVSAGDIAGQNPTEVPTGQNIAYAMGTLFLIILVQRIFRGFMSTISVLIGLVAGTGVALALGHTDFSQVGQSPWLGVTTPFYFGWPAFSLMGSVSMIIVMAITMVETTGDVFAAGEVVDKRITADDITAALRADGISTMLGGILNSFPYTCFAQNVGLVRLTRVTSRWVVAAAGGIMIILGLLPKAGAIVAAIPHSVLGGASIAMFANVAIVGIQQLSRVNMREDKNAVIVSTSLGLAMLVTLRPGISQVLPSWATILFASGITLGSISAIVLNLIFNHIPSLRNRSQVALTPNGPISLEELNKLDRASFIAALSPLFNQVTWPLERVADSGPFMDSRELSQRLQQAIAAGSPEEQIALVQDYPSMADLLFSSPEDAAQISKDRGSLALGQHEAEKEAKLRELCDAYEERFGFPFVARLTPSMTFADIAEMGARRIENAPSIELAGALTQINEITLDRYGDILADADPVGTSWSRKFEALE; encoded by the coding sequence GTGAAACGAACCAGTGTCCACCCGGTCGATCAGGTCCCACCTGCCGGGCAATTAGCAATTCTATCCATTCAGCACGTGCTAGCTTTCTATGCTGGCGCCGTGATTGTTCCACTAGTTATTTCCCAAGCGTTAAATTTGGATGCCCAAACTACCATCCACTTAATTAATGCTGACCTTTTCACTTGTGGTATCGCCACTATCATCCAATCCGTCGGCTTCTGGAAAGTTGGCGTGCGACTCCCCTTGATTCAAGGTGTTACCTTTACCGCGGTTTCTCCTATTATTGCTATTGGTTTGGCAAATGGTGGCGGTAATGCCGGTCTTCCCCAAATCTATGGCTCCATTATTGTTGCTGGCCTCTTTACCTTGTTGGCAGCTCCTTATTTTGCCAAGTTAATCCGGTTCTTCCCACCAGTTGTCACCGGTACTGTCCTAACAATCATGGGCGTCACCTTGATTTCAGTTTCAGCTGGCGATATTGCCGGTCAGAATCCAACCGAAGTCCCCACCGGGCAAAATATTGCCTATGCGATGGGGACTTTATTTTTAATCATTTTAGTGCAGCGTATTTTCCGTGGCTTCATGTCGACCATTTCAGTATTGATTGGTCTAGTTGCTGGTACGGGTGTGGCACTCGCCCTCGGACACACTGACTTTTCACAAGTGGGCCAATCCCCCTGGCTAGGCGTAACTACTCCATTTTATTTTGGCTGGCCAGCCTTCTCATTAATGGGATCAGTTTCCATGATTATCGTCATGGCAATCACCATGGTAGAAACCACTGGTGACGTTTTTGCCGCAGGTGAAGTCGTCGATAAGCGGATTACCGCAGACGACATCACTGCTGCTTTGCGGGCAGATGGCATCTCCACCATGCTTGGTGGCATTCTAAACTCCTTCCCATACACCTGTTTCGCCCAAAACGTTGGTTTGGTTCGTCTAACTCGCGTTACTTCTCGCTGGGTAGTAGCCGCCGCTGGTGGCATTATGATCATCCTAGGGCTGCTTCCCAAGGCTGGTGCCATTGTCGCGGCAATCCCCCACTCAGTGCTCGGTGGTGCTTCCATTGCTATGTTCGCCAATGTGGCAATCGTGGGGATCCAACAGCTCTCTCGAGTCAATATGCGCGAAGATAAAAACGCTGTAATTGTCTCCACCTCACTGGGGCTAGCGATGCTAGTAACCTTGCGTCCTGGTATTTCTCAGGTACTTCCTTCTTGGGCCACTATTCTTTTCGCCTCTGGAATCACCTTGGGATCGATTTCAGCCATCGTACTCAACCTGATTTTCAACCACATTCCGTCCTTGCGTAATCGCTCTCAAGTGGCGCTAACTCCGAATGGTCCGATTAGCCTAGAAGAACTAAATAAACTAGATCGGGCTAGCTTCATTGCTGCCCTCTCTCCCCTATTTAACCAAGTTACTTGGCCCTTAGAGCGGGTGGCAGACTCTGGACCGTTCATGGACTCACGTGAACTTTCCCAGCGCCTACAGCAAGCCATTGCAGCAGGAAGCCCAGAAGAGCAAATTGCTTTAGTGCAAGATTATCCTTCGATGGCTGACCTTCTGTTCTCAAGCCCTGAAGATGCGGCACAGATTTCTAAAGACCGTGGCTCTCTCGCCCTCGGCCAGCATGAAGCAGAAAAAGAAGCCAAGTTACGCGAACTCTGTGATGCCTATGAAGAACGCTTTGGCTTCCCATTCGTGGCTCGCTTGACCCCGTCAATGACTTTTGCCGACATTGCGGAAATGGGCGCGCGTCGAATCGAAAATGCGCCAAGTATCGAACTAGCTGGAGCTTTAACCCAGATCAACGAAATCACATTGGATCGTTATGGCGACATTTTGGCCGATGCGGATCCAGTTGGTACTTCTTGGTCACGAAAGTTTGAAGCGCTAGAGTAA
- a CDS encoding MerR family transcriptional regulator: protein MLFGDVLASLDETTGFRGPVACRAVGITYRQLDYWSRSGLVEPSIRDAKGSGSQRLYSFRDILVLKIVKRLLDSGVSLQQIRSAINELANRGVEDLTGITLMSDGASVYLCTSNDEVIDLVQGGQGVFGIAIGRVWSEVEGTLSTLPIEHAKSGVAAGHDELAARRRAKRDAS, encoded by the coding sequence ATGCTTTTTGGTGATGTGCTAGCTTCGCTTGATGAAACCACCGGCTTTCGCGGTCCGGTTGCTTGCCGCGCAGTAGGTATTACATACCGCCAGTTGGACTATTGGTCGCGCTCGGGTCTGGTGGAACCTTCCATCCGTGATGCGAAGGGCTCAGGCTCCCAACGACTTTATTCTTTCCGGGATATCTTGGTTCTAAAGATTGTGAAACGTCTTTTGGATTCTGGCGTTTCATTGCAACAGATCCGCTCCGCGATTAACGAATTAGCCAATCGGGGAGTAGAAGACCTAACAGGGATTACCCTGATGAGTGATGGCGCCTCGGTTTATCTTTGCACTTCGAATGATGAGGTTATCGACTTGGTGCAGGGCGGTCAGGGCGTTTTTGGGATTGCCATCGGACGCGTTTGGTCCGAAGTGGAAGGCACTCTTTCTACTTTGCCGATTGAACATGCCAAGAGTGGGGTAGCGGCTGGACATGACGAACTGGCTGCTCGACGACGAGCTAAGCGCGACGCTTCCTAA
- a CDS encoding FHA domain-containing protein: MSENTFDPTSTSLFGPSLNPVEATDTPLTTYPLNEENAAAVAALPPATALLIVRRGPNAGARFLLDTASTSVGRHTSSDIFLDDVTVSRRHAEFVQTSEGGYLVRDAGSLNGTYVNRERVEQIDLREGDEVQIGKFRMSYHPSRQG; encoded by the coding sequence ATGAGCGAAAATACTTTCGACCCTACTTCCACCTCACTTTTTGGGCCGAGCTTAAACCCAGTGGAAGCGACTGACACTCCGCTCACTACCTACCCTTTGAATGAAGAAAATGCCGCAGCGGTGGCTGCTCTACCACCTGCAACTGCTTTGCTAATTGTGCGTCGTGGACCTAATGCTGGGGCACGTTTCTTGCTCGATACCGCCTCTACTTCGGTAGGTCGACACACCAGTTCAGATATTTTCCTCGATGATGTCACTGTTTCGCGTCGTCATGCTGAATTTGTACAGACTAGCGAAGGTGGCTATCTAGTTCGTGACGCTGGCAGCCTTAATGGCACCTATGTCAATCGTGAACGGGTTGAACAGATCGACTTAAGAGAAGGCGACGAAGTTCAAATTGGCAAGTTCCGGATGAGCTATCACCCATCACGTCAGGGCTGA
- a CDS encoding DUF881 domain-containing protein, giving the protein MKNKNLSRLLTRFRDLLQAPITISHVLVGLLMVLFGFAIATQFVASESTGLDRLSETQLIQLLDELRSREAKLTGEQADLEQQLRQLKSAATSQEEAQKAAEARQNSIAILSGSTPVKGNGVTATITDPKRAIPAGTIVNLLGELRNAGAEAIDISGQRVVASSSVSKKGDSLLIDGQQIAPPYRLTALGDPSVLSVALNIPGGAVSRLKSYGARVTITSSPNLTIDSFITPKPSQWAQIVRDN; this is encoded by the coding sequence ATGAAAAATAAGAACTTATCTCGTTTATTGACTAGATTCCGAGATCTACTTCAAGCGCCGATAACTATTTCTCACGTTCTTGTCGGTTTACTTATGGTACTTTTCGGTTTTGCGATTGCTACTCAGTTTGTGGCAAGCGAATCGACTGGGCTCGATCGACTCAGTGAAACACAACTGATTCAGCTGCTTGATGAACTCAGGTCACGAGAAGCTAAGTTGACCGGAGAACAAGCAGATCTTGAACAGCAGCTGCGCCAGTTAAAATCTGCGGCCACATCGCAAGAAGAGGCTCAAAAAGCGGCTGAAGCCCGTCAAAACTCAATTGCCATTCTTTCGGGTTCAACGCCGGTAAAGGGTAATGGGGTAACCGCGACAATCACGGACCCCAAACGGGCTATCCCCGCGGGCACGATAGTGAACTTGCTAGGGGAGTTGCGCAACGCAGGAGCGGAGGCAATCGATATCTCGGGACAGCGAGTTGTGGCCTCTTCTTCGGTCTCTAAGAAAGGTGACAGTTTGTTGATTGATGGTCAGCAAATTGCTCCCCCTTATCGCTTAACGGCCTTGGGAGATCCCTCTGTGTTGAGCGTTGCGCTCAATATTCCAGGTGGCGCAGTTTCAAGACTAAAAAGTTACGGAGCAAGGGTAACTATTACCTCGTCTCCTAACTTGACGATTGATTCCTTTATTACTCCCAAGCCCTCTCAATGGGCCCAAATCGTGAGAGATAATTAA
- a CDS encoding small basic family protein — translation MLAVIGLAIGLVLGFVLDPSIPIWLQPYLPIMVVASLDALLGAIRAYLDGDFSDRIFIVSFIWNILLASFLVFIGDKLGVGSQMTMAVVVVFGIRIFSNAAALRRYVFDG, via the coding sequence TTGTTAGCAGTCATTGGCTTAGCAATCGGCCTGGTTCTAGGTTTCGTCCTCGACCCTTCAATTCCAATCTGGTTACAGCCGTATCTCCCAATTATGGTGGTGGCTTCGCTAGACGCACTACTAGGTGCGATTCGCGCTTATCTAGATGGAGACTTCTCCGACCGGATTTTTATTGTTTCCTTCATCTGGAATATTTTGCTGGCATCGTTCCTAGTATTTATTGGCGACAAGTTAGGTGTGGGCTCGCAAATGACCATGGCTGTTGTGGTCGTCTTCGGTATCCGTATTTTCTCGAATGCGGCGGCCCTTCGTCGTTACGTATTTGACGGGTAG
- a CDS encoding DUF881 domain-containing protein gives MRNFLTWQSSGKPRRTASQIKDSQHLAEQDLLGKIFSDPLEHGYEAMAAVPKENQKPLNIAQKLAVIVLTALLVAASIWSIRDLNFQTSSFSDPLAPLRSQVENRQNEVEKQLLQNEKLQAEIAKLSEKEFPQASVKSEELLAAAAAPVSGPGIVLTLTDPKGIGGQAEENLVQDRDLQEIINALWANGAQAISLNGFRIGPQSAVRAAGSSVLVNLQSVKSPYALTVIGDPTKLRNALREGPMAYYLKVLADKYSIGSNISVRDELVMPAMPYHPLASKTLPEENTDEQK, from the coding sequence ATGCGAAACTTTTTGACCTGGCAGTCCTCTGGGAAACCTCGGAGGACTGCCAGTCAAATTAAAGATTCTCAGCATTTAGCGGAGCAGGATCTTTTAGGAAAGATCTTTTCGGATCCTTTGGAACATGGTTATGAAGCCATGGCCGCAGTACCGAAAGAGAATCAAAAGCCCTTAAATATCGCCCAAAAGCTAGCAGTTATTGTCTTGACCGCACTGTTAGTCGCGGCCTCGATTTGGTCAATTCGCGATTTGAATTTCCAAACTAGTAGTTTTTCAGATCCGCTTGCGCCGCTACGGTCCCAAGTTGAGAATCGGCAAAACGAAGTCGAAAAACAGCTATTACAGAACGAGAAACTACAAGCCGAAATCGCTAAGCTTTCGGAAAAAGAATTTCCGCAAGCAAGCGTGAAATCAGAAGAACTTTTAGCTGCAGCTGCGGCTCCCGTTTCTGGACCGGGAATCGTGCTGACCTTGACTGATCCTAAGGGTATTGGCGGACAAGCTGAAGAGAATCTAGTTCAAGATCGAGATTTGCAAGAAATAATCAATGCCCTCTGGGCTAACGGTGCCCAAGCCATTAGCCTGAACGGCTTCCGGATCGGTCCGCAAAGTGCGGTACGCGCGGCAGGTAGCTCGGTACTAGTAAATCTGCAATCCGTGAAAAGCCCTTATGCCCTTACCGTGATTGGGGACCCTACCAAGCTTCGCAATGCCTTGAGAGAAGGACCAATGGCATACTATTTGAAAGTTTTGGCCGATAAATACTCTATCGGTTCCAATATTAGCGTTCGGGATGAACTCGTTATGCCAGCTATGCCGTATCATCCACTTGCATCAAAGACTTTGCCGGAAGAAAATACTGATGAGCAGAAATAA